A part of Terriglobia bacterium genomic DNA contains:
- a CDS encoding CHAT domain-containing protein yields the protein MTLPVNSERIERFVTRLLRLGSPSSRRKFLMKDNLFHHRAVVEHLYEEALKRAHVDLRQADRLASAAQWIAERIDDDTARAQCRRVMGHLRYLGGNYKRALGDYKAALRLFQRLHRELEVGRTLSGAMQTLIYLGRYDEALAWAEKARAIFRKHRDRARLARLEGNIGNILYRQDRFAEALRLYQQVLRQFRRWGEKVDVAAALSNIAVCEISLNNFTRAEQIYREARAYCEENRLPLLVAEADYNIAYLHYLRGEYTRAISMYQAAREHCERVGDVYHRALCDLDQSEMYLELNLSEEGSQLAEQAFVSFKKLGMGYEAAKAMTNLAIAASHRNQFSVALQSFRKARLLFLREQNLLWPALIDLYGALVLFRANRPSESELLARSALKFFAKSSLSAKAALCELLLARLYLQGGKSLRALKICRAALRRMKRIETPALGYQAYFVLGQIEESRGDREAAMRAYFEAHSRLENLRSQIRAEELKIAFLKDKLSIYESLVWMSLDGGPRGADPEAAFTFIEQAKSRSLADLIAFRAQSLPAPRTFHLHRVEQARRLREELNWYYHQIDLQGMLQEERGRRGVEQLSRHAREVENRLLKTLSSLRSTDMEFSSLQDAGCVSLDEIRTKIPADTLLVEYYQARQTIYACLLSPEHLEIVAVASVSKVRDLFRLLQFQLSKYRLGPEYVRTFEQLLDEATHAHLFELYQELLAPVRKKLHAEHLIVIPHSFLHYLPFHALFDGERYLVDDFTVSYAPSASVYYLCCSKQTRAEDRSLIFGIPDVQAPQILDEVHAVASTLPNAQLYLGEEANEQRLRSAGSSCRYVHIATHGLFRQDNPMFSAIRLGDSMLSLFDLYHLNLSSELVTLSGCATGSNVVVGGDELLGLVRGLLYAGAKAVLVTLWDVNDQSTADFMKSFYSHLPGSPNKSKAVQLAIRDLRQNYPHPYYWAPFVMIGNVMSAEGPPERTVTVS from the coding sequence ATGACCCTGCCCGTCAACTCAGAGCGCATCGAGCGGTTTGTAACCCGGCTGCTGCGCCTCGGCAGCCCTTCTTCCCGCCGAAAATTTCTGATGAAGGACAATTTGTTTCATCACCGTGCGGTGGTGGAGCACCTCTATGAAGAAGCGCTGAAACGCGCTCACGTCGATCTGAGGCAGGCGGACCGGCTGGCGAGCGCAGCCCAATGGATCGCCGAGCGGATCGATGATGACACGGCGCGCGCCCAGTGCCGGCGTGTCATGGGCCATCTCCGGTACCTCGGGGGAAATTACAAGCGAGCCCTGGGTGATTACAAGGCGGCGCTGCGACTTTTTCAGCGGCTCCATCGAGAGCTCGAAGTGGGACGGACACTGAGCGGGGCCATGCAGACGCTCATTTACCTCGGCCGCTATGACGAGGCTTTAGCCTGGGCGGAGAAGGCCCGGGCGATTTTCAGAAAACACAGGGATCGTGCCCGTCTGGCGCGCCTCGAAGGGAACATCGGAAACATCCTCTATCGGCAGGACCGGTTTGCGGAGGCCCTCCGGCTGTACCAACAGGTTCTCCGGCAGTTCCGGCGGTGGGGTGAGAAGGTGGATGTGGCCGCCGCGCTCAGCAACATCGCGGTGTGCGAGATCAGCCTGAATAATTTTACGCGGGCGGAGCAGATCTATCGTGAAGCCCGGGCCTATTGCGAAGAGAATCGCTTGCCCCTGCTGGTCGCGGAAGCGGATTACAACATCGCCTACCTGCATTACTTGCGGGGGGAATATACGCGAGCGATATCGATGTACCAGGCGGCGCGGGAACATTGTGAGCGCGTGGGCGATGTTTACCACCGCGCGCTGTGCGATCTGGACCAGTCCGAAATGTATCTGGAGCTGAACTTAAGTGAAGAAGGGAGCCAACTGGCGGAGCAGGCCTTCGTCAGCTTTAAGAAACTGGGCATGGGTTACGAAGCGGCCAAGGCGATGACCAACCTCGCGATCGCCGCGAGCCATCGAAATCAGTTTTCTGTCGCCCTGCAATCGTTCCGAAAGGCCCGCCTTCTTTTTTTGCGTGAACAAAACCTCCTCTGGCCGGCCTTGATCGACCTCTACGGGGCCCTGGTCCTGTTCCGGGCCAATCGGCCTTCCGAGTCGGAGCTGCTTGCGCGGTCCGCCCTGAAATTCTTTGCGAAAAGCTCTCTTTCCGCAAAGGCGGCGTTGTGCGAGCTGCTGCTCGCGCGACTGTATCTGCAGGGGGGCAAATCCCTTCGGGCCCTCAAGATCTGCCGCGCCGCCCTCCGGAGGATGAAGCGGATTGAAACTCCGGCCCTGGGATATCAGGCCTACTTTGTGCTGGGTCAGATCGAGGAGTCGCGAGGGGATCGGGAGGCGGCCATGCGCGCCTATTTCGAAGCCCATTCCCGATTGGAAAACCTGCGCAGTCAAATCCGGGCCGAAGAGTTAAAGATCGCCTTTCTGAAAGACAAGCTCTCTATTTATGAAAGCCTTGTCTGGATGTCTCTCGATGGCGGCCCGCGGGGCGCGGATCCCGAAGCCGCTTTCACTTTTATCGAACAGGCGAAATCCCGCAGCTTGGCGGATTTGATCGCCTTTCGGGCCCAGTCCTTGCCGGCCCCGAGAACCTTTCACCTTCACCGCGTCGAACAGGCGCGTCGCCTCCGCGAGGAGTTAAATTGGTATTATCACCAGATCGATTTGCAGGGGATGTTGCAGGAGGAGCGCGGCCGCCGGGGCGTTGAACAGTTGAGCCGGCACGCGCGCGAGGTGGAGAACCGGCTGCTGAAGACTCTGTCGAGCCTGAGATCGACGGACATGGAATTCAGCTCCTTGCAGGATGCCGGGTGCGTCAGTCTGGATGAGATCCGGACCAAGATTCCTGCCGACACCCTTTTGGTGGAATATTATCAGGCACGCCAGACCATTTATGCCTGTCTCTTGTCCCCCGAGCACCTGGAAATAGTTGCCGTGGCTTCTGTATCCAAGGTCCGCGATCTGTTCCGTCTCTTGCAGTTTCAGCTCTCGAAGTACCGTTTGGGGCCGGAATACGTCCGCACGTTTGAACAACTCCTCGACGAGGCCACCCATGCGCACCTCTTTGAACTGTACCAGGAGTTGTTGGCACCGGTTCGAAAGAAGCTTCATGCGGAACACCTGATTGTCATCCCCCACAGTTTTCTGCACTACCTCCCCTTTCATGCCTTGTTTGATGGAGAGCGTTATCTGGTCGATGATTTCACCGTTTCTTATGCCCCCAGCGCCAGCGTTTATTATCTCTGCTGCTCCAAACAAACCCGGGCGGAAGACAGGTCCCTCATATTCGGCATTCCGGATGTCCAGGCGCCACAAATCCTGGACGAGGTTCATGCGGTGGCTTCGACTCTTCCTAATGCTCAGCTTTATCTGGGAGAGGAAGCCAATGAACAAAGATTGCGCAGTGCGGGGTCAAGTTGCCGCTATGTCCACATCGCCACCCACGGCTTGTTCCGTCAGGACAACCCCATGTTTTCGGCCATCCGGCTGGGGGACTCCATGCTCAGTTTGTTCGATCTCTATCACCTGAACCTTTCCTCTGAACTGGTGACGCTCAGCGGCTGCGCCACCGGTTCCAACGTGGTGGTGGGAGGAGACGAACTCCTCGGTTTGGTCCGCGGTCTCCTTTATGCAGGGGCGAAAGCCGTTCTCGTCACCCTTTGGGATGTGAACGACCAGAGTACCGCCGATTTCATGAAGTCTTTCTACTCGCATCTTCCGGGCAGTCCGAACAAATCGAAAGCAGTCCAACTGGCCATCCGGGATCTCCGGCAGAATTACCCGCACCCTTACTACTGGGCCCCGTTTGTGATGATTGGCAATGTGATGTCTGCTGAAGGGCCGCCGGAGCGGACCGTGACGGTCTCCTGA
- a CDS encoding RNA polymerase sigma factor: protein MGAHDVDVFGKVSNRMTVELSNAAMKWEDAQLVRQCLAGNEEAWTALIDKYKNLIYSIAIKYHAAPEDAADIFQAVCLDLYSELPRLRKTESFRSWLITMATHKAFHWKLKQRRQTTREVSDGDETELGDEPAVSPQLMEDVEREQIVREAVASLSERCRQLIQLLFYEHPPMPYRDVAQKLGLATGSLGFIRGRCLSRLQKALGERGFEE from the coding sequence ATGGGGGCCCATGATGTTGATGTTTTCGGAAAGGTCTCTAATCGGATGACGGTCGAATTGAGCAACGCGGCAATGAAGTGGGAGGACGCGCAACTGGTCCGTCAGTGCCTCGCTGGGAATGAAGAGGCCTGGACAGCCCTCATCGACAAGTACAAGAATCTGATCTATTCCATTGCCATAAAGTATCATGCGGCGCCGGAAGACGCTGCCGACATCTTCCAGGCGGTATGTCTGGATCTCTATTCCGAGCTTCCTCGGCTCCGTAAAACGGAGTCTTTTCGTTCCTGGCTGATCACCATGGCGACTCACAAGGCATTTCACTGGAAGCTGAAACAGCGGCGGCAGACGACCCGGGAAGTCAGTGATGGGGATGAGACCGAACTCGGCGACGAACCCGCCGTTTCACCTCAATTGATGGAGGATGTTGAACGCGAACAGATCGTTCGTGAAGCCGTTGCCAGTCTTTCCGAACGCTGCCGGCAATTGATTCAACTTCTTTTTTACGAGCACCCTCCCATGCCTTACCGTGACGTGGCGCAGAAACTTGGCCTCGCCACCGGTTCCCTGGGCTTCATCCGCGGTCGTTGCCTGAGCCGCCTTCAAAAGGCCCTGGGGGAGAGGGGCTTCGAGGAATGA
- a CDS encoding DUF5666 domain-containing protein: protein MKNQNHRGRTLKIAIFALILSFGLASRTVVFGSDNEIEFKGRITQIERTSSTAARLTVSLSTPSSGGPQTVVLVDDMTKIVKAGDVERSLDDLSVGQFIEARGIFTSKGIDARKFEIQAEKEAENEFRIRGEVESMDLSSGTARLSIGGSSISVTASAHIRHRGDNQELRPDDLIAGQPVDVDGFMQNGQLIVTQVEVGQKMEDQAELELHGTITAINGNNLTIEMAKQPSISVVITRTDATRVEGSLSVGVDVEVKGMMARDFSIVAQKIEVEGAVEAEIEHAGGDDHGGAGDAANNAPQNVSREIQLSAVGIAPKEAEGDAEVEFESQEGSVAQKLNVKGDKLAPNSTFSVAVTVNGGSVNVGSFMTDNRGRGELALQCGSTCPGFSSVLDIHAVQVLSGGSAVLQGSF, encoded by the coding sequence ATGAAAAATCAAAATCACCGGGGAAGAACTCTTAAGATCGCCATTTTCGCGCTGATCCTGAGTTTCGGACTCGCATCACGGACCGTGGTATTTGGCAGTGACAATGAAATTGAATTCAAGGGCAGAATTACGCAAATCGAAAGAACGTCTTCAACCGCCGCGAGACTCACCGTTTCCCTGAGCACTCCCTCTTCAGGGGGACCCCAGACAGTGGTGTTGGTGGATGATATGACGAAGATCGTCAAAGCAGGTGACGTCGAGAGGTCCCTGGATGACTTGAGTGTAGGACAATTTATCGAAGCCCGAGGCATCTTCACATCCAAAGGCATCGATGCGCGCAAGTTTGAAATTCAAGCAGAGAAGGAAGCCGAAAATGAGTTTCGCATCCGGGGCGAAGTGGAGAGTATGGACTTAAGCAGCGGCACTGCAAGGCTGAGCATCGGCGGCTCGAGTATTTCGGTTACCGCTTCCGCTCACATCCGGCATCGGGGGGACAATCAGGAACTCCGGCCCGACGACCTGATCGCCGGTCAACCCGTGGACGTGGACGGTTTCATGCAGAACGGACAATTGATCGTCACTCAGGTGGAAGTGGGTCAAAAGATGGAGGACCAGGCTGAACTCGAACTCCACGGGACCATCACCGCAATCAACGGAAACAACCTGACGATTGAAATGGCAAAGCAACCCTCGATCAGCGTCGTCATCACCCGAACCGATGCCACCCGTGTTGAGGGATCACTGTCGGTTGGAGTGGATGTCGAGGTCAAGGGCATGATGGCGAGGGATTTTAGTATTGTCGCACAAAAAATCGAAGTGGAGGGTGCGGTCGAAGCGGAGATCGAGCACGCCGGCGGGGATGATCACGGCGGGGCGGGAGATGCCGCCAACAATGCGCCTCAAAATGTCTCGCGAGAGATTCAATTGAGTGCTGTCGGAATTGCCCCGAAGGAAGCTGAAGGGGATGCCGAAGTGGAGTTCGAATCCCAGGAGGGGAGTGTCGCACAAAAGCTAAATGTAAAAGGAGATAAGCTCGCCCCTAACTCCACGTTCAGTGTAGCAGTCACTGTCAATGGAGGCTCGGTTAACGTGGGGTCCTTTATGACGGACAACCGCGGGCGAGGTGAATTGGCACTGCAGTGTGGTTCGACCTGCCCGGGATTCTCGTCAGTTCTTGACATCCATGCGGTCCAGGTCCTGAGTGGTGGCTCGGCCGTCTTACAGGGATCGTTCTAA
- a CDS encoding HD-GYP domain-containing protein codes for MRGNPLGDAAFSKFSELEVRETARQTPKAVNTEYCSVPAATVEARRFLLSAVGSLVALLDLKDQYTGIHGAQMSNWALGMTKMFDLTPQEIENIQIAATLHDIGKVGIPDAILKKDEPLEPEEWKLMKKHPEYGWAITKEIIGMEKVSLYILHHHENYNGTGYPAGLKGEGTPLGARIITILDCFDAMTHDRSYRKALSLDRALAELKKYSGEQFDPELVELFTEYILFTSQEG; via the coding sequence ATGCGAGGAAATCCCTTGGGAGACGCCGCATTCTCAAAGTTCTCTGAGTTGGAAGTGCGGGAGACAGCCCGCCAAACTCCCAAGGCTGTCAACACGGAATACTGCAGTGTCCCGGCGGCCACAGTGGAGGCGCGGCGTTTCCTCCTGTCTGCAGTGGGTTCCTTGGTGGCGCTGCTTGACCTGAAAGACCAATACACGGGCATCCACGGCGCCCAAATGAGCAACTGGGCGCTGGGGATGACCAAGATGTTCGATCTGACCCCCCAAGAGATTGAAAACATTCAGATTGCCGCAACCCTCCACGATATTGGCAAGGTCGGAATCCCCGATGCCATCCTCAAGAAGGACGAGCCGCTCGAACCTGAAGAGTGGAAGCTGATGAAGAAGCATCCAGAATACGGATGGGCCATCACGAAAGAGATCATCGGGATGGAAAAAGTCAGCCTTTACATCCTTCACCATCATGAAAACTACAACGGCACTGGGTACCCGGCCGGCCTGAAGGGGGAAGGGACGCCCCTGGGTGCCCGTATCATCACCATCCTCGATTGTTTTGACGCCATGACGCATGATCGCTCCTATCGCAAGGCGTTATCGCTCGATCGGGCCCTGGCCGAGTTGAAGAAATATTCGGGAGAGCAGTTCGATCCCGAACTCGTTGAGCTCTTTACGGAATACATCCTCTTCACTTCCCAAGAAGGCTGA
- a CDS encoding S8 family serine peptidase: MMKSLKMPASPFLRNLIQKALPALVALVLLAGLAYARPETKNQSIITLERGASVRDVLKACRARVVKELTPGETFLIQAIDRASSSELVKRCSKARGVESVEPNRVVSVPSRLRNRTGELSQSTVALLNQSTVALLNEAALANYYGANVKSSYPTQPALTLMGNEQAHTVSTGMGMVVADIDNGVDPDNPVLKSVLISGYNFVDDNADVSEWTGMDQSTVALLNQNQSLGLDQSTASLLDQSTVALLNQSTVALLNQSTVALLNQSTVALLNQSTVALLNQSTVALLNQSTVALLNSLPPDFGHGTMVAGLIHVVAPDARILPLKAFGADGTGTLSDVVSAIYYATDHGANVINMSFSFSDDSLTLRKAISYALNKKVVLVSSMGNDGLETANVFPSAYPGVYGIAATDNQDIVAPFSNYGTVTGYTAPGVNLITFFPGGHYALVSGTSFSSALISGVSALGVSARGSILGQISSAISLSAVPIDALNPGFEKKLGGGRIDEAQTILSLQPK; the protein is encoded by the coding sequence ATGATGAAATCTCTGAAGATGCCTGCCTCTCCATTTCTTAGAAATCTGATTCAAAAAGCCCTGCCTGCTCTTGTCGCCCTTGTCCTCCTGGCGGGCCTCGCGTACGCAAGACCGGAGACCAAGAATCAAAGCATCATTACCTTGGAGCGCGGGGCTTCGGTGCGTGATGTACTCAAGGCGTGCCGCGCCCGCGTGGTCAAGGAACTCACCCCGGGCGAGACCTTCTTGATCCAGGCGATTGACCGGGCTTCGTCCTCGGAGCTGGTGAAACGATGTTCCAAGGCCCGCGGAGTGGAGAGCGTCGAGCCGAACCGCGTCGTTTCCGTTCCTTCCCGTCTCCGAAACCGGACCGGAGAGTTGAGCCAGTCCACCGTCGCCCTGTTGAATCAATCCACCGTGGCCCTTTTGAACGAGGCCGCCTTGGCCAATTATTATGGGGCGAACGTAAAATCCAGTTACCCCACCCAGCCGGCTCTGACCCTGATGGGGAATGAGCAAGCCCACACGGTTTCCACAGGGATGGGCATGGTCGTGGCCGACATCGATAACGGGGTCGACCCCGATAATCCCGTCCTCAAGAGTGTGCTGATCAGCGGCTACAATTTTGTCGATGACAATGCGGATGTGAGCGAATGGACCGGGATGGACCAGTCCACGGTCGCATTGCTCAATCAGAACCAATCGCTGGGACTTGACCAGTCCACCGCTTCTCTGCTGGACCAATCGACCGTCGCGTTGTTGAATCAATCGACGGTGGCCTTATTGAACCAGTCGACGGTGGCCCTGCTGAACCAGTCGACGGTGGCCCTGTTAAATCAGTCGACCGTGGCCTTGTTGAACCAATCCACGGTGGCCCTGCTGAACCAATCGACCGTCGCGCTGCTGAATTCGTTGCCGCCGGACTTCGGACACGGAACCATGGTTGCCGGGCTGATTCACGTGGTGGCCCCCGATGCTCGAATCCTGCCGTTGAAGGCGTTCGGCGCGGACGGAACAGGAACCCTTTCGGATGTAGTAAGTGCCATTTACTACGCGACCGACCATGGCGCCAATGTGATCAACATGTCGTTCTCGTTCTCAGATGATTCCTTGACCTTGAGGAAAGCAATCAGTTATGCGCTTAACAAGAAGGTCGTTTTGGTTTCTTCCATGGGGAACGATGGTCTGGAAACTGCGAACGTTTTTCCCTCGGCTTATCCGGGGGTCTATGGGATCGCCGCTACGGATAACCAAGACATCGTTGCGCCGTTCTCGAATTATGGGACGGTGACTGGATACACGGCTCCCGGGGTCAACTTAATCACTTTCTTTCCCGGAGGGCATTACGCCCTGGTGTCCGGCACGTCTTTTTCGAGCGCCCTGATTTCCGGCGTGTCCGCCTTGGGTGTCTCAGCCCGGGGATCGATCCTCGGTCAAATTTCTTCGGCGATCTCACTATCGGCAGTCCCCATCGATGCCTTGAATCCTGGCTTTGAAAAGAAGCTGGGCGGGGGTCGCATCGACGAGGCCCAGACGATCCTAAGCCTGCAGCCCAAGTAA